A segment of the Betaproteobacteria bacterium genome:
GCCGAACTACCTTTTCAAACTGATCGATGGGCGCGCTTTCCGGTTCCACGTCTATCACCGACCCAGGGAAATCTTTACTTTGCCTGCGCCGCGGGCGGTAGAAACAGTGCGGGAATCTGCGCCTTGCGCGGCACCGCTTGCGAAACTTCAGGAACATGCCGGACAGGGCGCGGCGGTGTGGCTACGAGCGCCTCCTCGTGGGACACGGCACTGGGAAGTTCAACGGCCGCTTGCATGGAACTTTGCCGCAGCAGATCGCTTTCGCTGGCGATGGAAATGGGCGCCTTGAGTAATTTCTCGATGCCCGCCAGCGACTCCGCATCTCTCGGCGACACCAACGAAATCGCTTCACCCTCCAACCCGGCGCGGCCGGTGCGGCCTACGCGATGAATGTAATCCTCGGGGTTGGGCGGCATCTCGTAGTTGATCACCAGTGGTAGCTGTTCGATGTCGAGCCCGCGAGCGGCAATGTCCGTGGCGACCAAGACATTGACGGTCCCGGCCTTGAACTCATTGAGCGCCTGTAGGCGCTCCGCCTGCGACTTGTCGCTATGCAGCGCGGCACAGGAGTGTCCTTCGCGATCCAGGAAATGCACCAGCCGGTTGGCCATTTGCCGCGTACTGGTAAACACCAACACTTGCTTCAATTCGCGCGAACGCAGCAGGAAACTCAGGCATTCACGCTTTCTGTTCTCGCCTACCTTGTAGGCCTTGTGAGTCACCAACTCGGCAATCGTGTTCTTTTGCGCGATCTGGATGCGCGCGGGATCGCTCAATATTTGATTGGCGAGCCGCTTGATGTCGTCCGAGAAAGTCGCGGAGAACATCAG
Coding sequences within it:
- a CDS encoding DEAD/DEAH box helicase, with the protein product MKFTELGLDEDILRSIFEQGYTEPTPVQAQAIPVILEGRDLMASAQTGTGKTAAFMLPVLQRIKRHASTSVSPARHPVRVLALTPTRELAVQVWEAARDYAKYTALRTTVVYGGVNIDPQIKELKAGVEILVSTPGRLLDHVQQKTVQLGQVEVLILDEADRMLDMGFMPDIKRILALMPAKRQNLMFSATFSDDIKRLANQILSDPARIQIAQKNTIAELVTHKAYKVGENRKRECLSFLLRSRELKQVLVFTSTRQMANRLVHFLDREGHSCAALHSDKSQAERLQALNEFKAGTVNVLVATDIAARGLDIEQLPLVINYEMPPNPEDYIHRVGRTGRAGLEGEAISLVSPRDAESLAGIEKLLKAPISIASESDLLRQSSMQAAVELPSAVSHEEALVATPPRPVRHVPEVSQAVPRKAQIPALFLPPAAQAK